In Dysidea avara chromosome 3, odDysAvar1.4, whole genome shotgun sequence, a single window of DNA contains:
- the LOC136250249 gene encoding nudC domain-containing protein 3-like: MEPLKDAGKYDSAFLGILQSVGKIEPFMDHIFSFLRTRTDFYVITSPENTKMGFAPGVAESIVQTAFKKHEILARKAEAEKLRQEATRQANRIGLDDSEPATVGDTDVVKDDVKDEEPPVAATAAELKTSTDDSKEKPSSTDKAPMIADETWNGAVTDNYTWSQTLTDLDVRVVVPKGTTAKDLKIDISTSHLKVVLLNTRDPDNPGPCIIIEGEFTKKVIPSQSMWSIEKATSVVHINLEKPQEVMWKSVLKGDAEIDLTKVDTTRNITDFDPDTQAAIHRVQYDHHQKLQGKPTSQQKKTEDILKKAWNAEGSPFKGTPYDPSRVNFQGSY, translated from the exons ATGGAGCCGTTGAAAGATGCGGGCAAGTACGACAGTGCCTTTCTCGGCATCTTACAGAGCGTTGGGAAGATTGAACCGTTTATGGATCACATCTTTAGCTTCCTGAGAACGAGGACAGACTTCTATGTGATCACGTCACCGGAAAACACAAAGATGGGGTTTGCTCCTGGCGTGGCCGAATCGATTGTGCAAACT GCGTTTAAAAAACATGAAATTCTGGCGCGCAAGGCAGAGGCAGAAAAGCTCAGACAAGAAGCAACACGTCAGGCGAATAGGATAGGGCTAGATGACTCGGAGCCTGCCACTGTTGGTGACACAGACGTAGTAAAAGATGATGTAAAGGATGAAGAACCCCCTGttgctgccactgctgctgaGCTGAAGACATCGACAGATGATTCAAAAGAAAAGCCATCATCCACAGATAAAGCACCAATGATTGCTGACGAGACGTGGAATGGTGCAGTCACTGACAACTACACATGGTCACAGACGCTAACTGATTTGGATGTCAGAGTGGTTGTCCCAAAAGGCACAACGGCCAAGGACCTGAAGATAGATATTTCCACTAGTCACCTTAAAGTGGTCCTACTCAACACAAGGGATCCAGACAATCCTGGTCCATGTATAATCATTGAAGGAGAGTTCACCAAGAAGGTGATCCCGAGCCAGTCAATGTGGAGCATCGAGAAGGCTACAAGTGTGGTGCACATTAACCTGGAGAAGCCTCAGGAGGTGATGTGGAAGTCGGTGTTGAAGGGAGATGCTGAAATAGATCTCACCAAGGTGGATACAACTAGGAACATCACGGACTTTGACCCAGACACGCAGGCTGCTATCCACAGAGTACAATATGACCATCATCAGAAACTACAAGGAAAGCCAACTAGCCAGCAAAAA AAAACCGAAGACATTCTAAAGAAGGCATGGAATGCTGAGGGATCTCCTTTTAAAGGAACCCCGTATGATCCATCTAGGGTGAATTTTCAAGGATCTTACTAA
- the LOC136250250 gene encoding uncharacterized protein: MPRKALSYLPASFNGSIAYHVITPKRHKKMAATRCFRAISRLSSQRTALLAARPSFVGVHYFMRSYALVSSTTKLKALQPVQAWVAPFRPFSATSTMTDEELKEALLNILKCFDKVNPEQITMEAHFLKDLGLDSLDVVEIVMAFEEELSVDITDEEAEKIFTLQDAFDLIKTKMEAH; this comes from the exons ATGCCGAGAAAGGCACTGTCGTACTTGCCCGCATCTTTCAACGGCTCCATTGCCTACCACGTGATCACTCCGAAACGTCACAAGAAAATGGCTGCTACCAGGTGTTTCAGAGCGATATCAAGGCTTTCGTCCCAAAGGACTGCTCTCCTTGCAGCGAGACCGTCATTCGTTGGAGTTCATTACTTTATGAGGTCGTATGCGCTCGTATCATCGACTACAAAGCTCAAGGCCCTGCAGCCAGTGCAAGCATGGGTGGCGCCGTTTAGACCGTTTTCTGCCACGAGTACAATGACAGATGAAGAACTGAAAGAAGCACTTCTTAACATTCTAAAATGTTTTGATAAAGTGAACCCAGAACAG ATTACAATGGAAGCACATTTTCTTAAAGATTTGGGATTGGACAGTTTGGACGTAGTAGAGATTGTAATGGCTTTTGAAGAAGAGCTAA GTGTTGATATTACAGATGAAGAAGCTGAGAAAATATTCACACTACAAGATGCATTTGACCTTATTAAAACTAAAATGGAAGCGCATTAG
- the LOC136250247 gene encoding protein FAM227B-like has protein sequence MNVSNLVEFRESERSPVGQLASSGRGISGLATSADFHVGSIDSVNKQISDSFVADRHSVAAPLVCDHDHSSNVHLDKPVAKKRKRLKRTSSVPLPTHQTSPEKHSALIETATFPGYSPHHTTPLPQGIDATHHLQLVIDAQDDLKCKPFLKEFWTEQFLSQCSQAIFLDTFWWWFLQKFQANQPIQDSLFTRISDHYVEFLNDCAMAAVDVKCAETFLHRYPDCMCQAVYSAFINGYPASWKRFDGEFRTDLCNIVHMWQVGTRPISRYWLKWNYDVLEPDNKLKHMTATEDSTSPKSPKKDFIFDKLIQEEREKANSLPSQKEAAPSRQISFHKTLSNVSTGVKFSEDGSDIKRLAPQILVHDTDNKTSAISVLIEPETQPLSTKDAATTAQTKLSRRCRKTKGWTPKLGSRDTSVQSHPVGQGVRFAHVVFDTCGHSPLVRHYLERKGLLKSSGYSMLVKRTEVDKLPPIESQTYRDLLHESSVTSKAAHATFNQKYSEQVQALNRFEHQFQKERTQHNNNVSKILSKPRVVRKLSNALLLQVMGEGRRITQISNTIEETLEQLKSTL, from the exons ATGAACGTGTCAAACTTGGTGGAGTTCAGAGAGTCTGAGCGAAGTCCCGTCGGGCAGCTAGCCAGCTCTGGGCGCGGTATCTCCGGTCTTGCAACTTCCGCGGACT TTCATGTTGGCAGTATTGATTCTGTTAACAAGCAAATCAGTGATTCTTTCGTGGCGGACAGACACTCAGTGGCTGCTCCACTAGTGTGCGATCATGACCACTCTTCAAATGTGCATCTTGATAAGCCAGTTGCTAAGAAGAGGAAGAGATTAAAACGCACTTCTTCTGTCCCCTTGCCTACACATCAAACTAGCCCAGAGAAACATTCTGCCCTGATTGAA ACGGCCACTTTTCCTGGCTACTCACCCCACCACACTACCCCATTACCTCAAGGCATAGACGCCACCCATCATCTCCAACTAGTCATTGACGCTCAGGATGATCTCAAGTGTAAACCATTTTTAAAAGAATTCTGGACAGAGCAGTTCCTATCGCAGTGTTCACAAGCCATTTTCCTTGACACGTTCTGGTGGTGGTTCTTGCAAAAATTTCAA GCTAATCAGCCGATACAGGATAGCTTGTTTACAAGGATATCTGATCATTATGTGGAGTTTCTTAATGATTGTGCCATGGCTGCTGTTGATGTCAAGTGTGCTGAGACATTTCTTCATCGTTATCCTGACTGTATGTGCCAGGCTGTGTATAGTGCTTTCATAAATGGCTACCCTGCGTCATGGAAGAGATTTGATGGAGAGTTTCGTACCGATCTCTGTAACATAGTCCACATGTGGCAAGTTG GTACAAGGCCAATATCACGATACTGGTTGAAATGGAATTATGATGTCCTTGAACCAGACAATAAACTAAAACACATGACAGCAACTGAAGACTCTACTTCACCCAAGTCACCCAAAAAAG ATTTCATCTTTGACAAGCTCATCCAGGAAGAGAGAGAGAAGGCAAATTCACTTCCTTCTCAAAAAGAGGCAGCACCATCAAGACaaatttcatttcacaagacaTTAAGTAATGTTAGTACTGGTGTAAAGTTTTCAGAAGATGGCAGTGATATTAAACGATTAGCCCCACAGATTTTAGTCCATGACACTGACAATAAAACAAGTGCAATTTCAGTATTAATAGAGCCAGAAACTCAGCCACTATCAACAAAAGATGCTGCTACTACTGCACAGACTAAACTGTCCAGAAGGTGCAGAAAAACTAAAGGGTGGACACCAAAACTAGGTAGCAGAGATACTAGTGTTCAG TCCCATCCAGTTGGTCAGGGAGTTAGGTTTGCTCATGTGGTATTCGACACATGTGGCCACAGTCCTCTGGTAAGACATTATCTGGAGAGGAAAGGATTGTTGAAGAGTTCAGGATACTCTATGTTGGTGAAGAGAACAGAAGTAGACAAGCTACCAC CTATTGAATCACAAACTTACAGAGATCTTCTTCATGAGTCATCTGTGACCAGCAAGGCTGCCCATGCTACATTCAACCA GAAATACTCAGAGCAAGTGCAGGCATTGAACAGATTTGAACATCAGTTTCAAAAGGAGCGCACACAACATAACAA TAATGTCAGTAAAATCTTGTCCAAGCCTCGTGTAGTACGAAAACTAAGCAATGCCTTATTACTCCAAGTAATG GGAGAAGGCAGGAGGATCACTCAAATATCAAATACCATTGAAGAAACACTAGAGCAACTGAAATCAACATTGTaa
- the LOC136250248 gene encoding CDP-diacylglycerol--glycerol-3-phosphate 3-phosphatidyltransferase, mitochondrial-like, with protein MSCGLKRFAWIGKHTRGFPISGDNVAILQHPSEYFRSIKDAIAAAQHRIVMSSLYLGSGGPEQEIVDTLQNSLQEGKKVTLLLDHLRGSRGLPNSKTMLSKLITQSGENFQLYLYHTPNLRGLVKRFFPERFNEGFGLQHTKLFIFDDNVMLTGANMSDQYFINRQDRYMWFKQCPELADYFTAIVETICDHSFTVTPDGNTCYPKAINFDYLNTLTGKQKFISSLRHEMNKVIQYQSTAKITSSCDTMVYPLVQMGQYKIRQEEQVMVKLLEECNHGDHVHLASGYFNLPKIYMNTLLRNMGSFSVLAASPQANGFYGASGIPGHVPSMYIHFANQFMKEIQHFNRQDLVKYFEFFKKGWTFHGKGLWYTLSGENLPSLTFIGSSNFGNRSLVKDLEAQVALVTSNPSLGESLLKEREHLFSYATQLQSKETLSDPHRKLLLWEWIATNVLKQHV; from the exons ATGTCGTGTGGCCTGAAACGATTTGCCTGGATTGGCAAACACACGAGAGGGTTCCCAATATCAGGAGACAATGTAGCCATCCTGCAACATCCGAGTGAGTATTTTCGATCAATCAAG GATGCAATCGCGGCAGCACAACACCGCATCGTTATGTCCTCCTTGTATCTGGGCAGTGGAGGTCCTGAACAAGAAATT GTTGATACTTTGCAAAACTCACTACAGGAGGGTAAGAAGGTTACATTGTTGCTTGATCATCTCAGGGGGTCACGAGGGCTGCCCAATTCCAAGACAATGCTGTCTAAACTTATCACACAAAGTGGAGAAAATTTTCAGCTGTATTTGTACCATACACCAAACCTAAGAGGACTTGTGAAACGTTTCTTTCCAGAACGATTTAATGAAGGATTTGGACTACAGCATACTAAGCTATTCATATTTGATGACAACGTTATGTTAACTGG GGCTAATATGAGTGACCAATATTTTATAAATAGACAGGACCGTTACATGTGGTTTAAACAGTGTCCAGAACTTGCAGATTATTTTACTGCTATAGTAGAAACAATATGTGATCACTCCTTCACTGTTACTCCTGACGGAAACACTTGTTATCCTAAAGCTATTAACTTTGACTACCTCAATACTCTTACTGGTAAACAGAAATTTATCTCTTCCTTGAGACATGAAATGAACAAAGTTATCCAGTACCAATCTACTGCTAAGATCACTAGCTCATGTGACACTATGGTATACCCACTGGTACAAATGGGCCAGTATAAGATTAGACAGGAAGAACAAGTGATGGTGAAATTGCTGGAGGAATGTAATCATGGAGATCATGTACATCTGGCATCAGGCTACTTCAACTTGCCGAAAATATACATGAACACCTTATTGAGGAATATGGGTAGTTTTTCAGTCCTGGCTGCATCTCCTCAG GCTAATGGGTTCTATGGTGCTAGTGGAATACCAGGCCATGTCCCCAGCATGTACATACACTTTGCCAATCAGTTCATGAAAGAAATTCAGCATTTCAACCGACAAGATTTAGTAAAGTATTTTGAATTCTTCAAGAAAGGTTGGACTTTTCATGGAAAAG GACTCTGGTATACCCTCAGTGGAGAGAACCTGCCAAGTTTGACGTTCATAGGATCAAGTAATTTTG GTAATCGTTCACTAGTGAAAGACTTGGAAGCACAAGTTGCATTGGTAACAAGTAATCCTTCACTGGGGGAATCACTACTCAAG GAGAGAGAACACTTGTTTTCATATGCAACACAACTCCAATCAAAAGAAACATTATCAGATCCACATCGTAAACTGTTACTGTGGGAATGGATAGCCACTAATGTTTTAAAACAACATGTTTAA